In Erigeron canadensis isolate Cc75 chromosome 1, C_canadensis_v1, whole genome shotgun sequence, a single window of DNA contains:
- the LOC122585530 gene encoding E3 ubiquitin-protein ligase PUB24-like, with translation MDDREIPHHFICPISLQIMKDPVTVVTGITYDRECIKRWQTRGQNNTCPVTNQPLPPSSDFTPNHNLRRLIESWCASQHVVPTSKQTCNLKVNKVIVLNLIKNLKQQESQVDSLKSIEKIASESEENRVLLKEVGVVKAMVMIIVSCYKNRTIVGLNEALNVLYLVGFTQDNATRSIINIVEHDRIIKMLTWVLDLDNNNNCDDIDITTMKFHAIVLLKEIIQNAKSQVLERLNRDFFKTIVLILQQMRKGNKLLEKGIKESLHVMLTTCTWPRNCSMMIESGAVFELVELELTGSTEKGTTELIMGVLFHLCSTADGRAQLLGHAGGLAMITKRIGRVSPKVDERALMIISLISKFSANDGVLQEMMKVGTVEKLCMVLQVNGRDHSNTKDKARQILKRHSNVWKDSPCLDVTLLTRYLN, from the coding sequence ATGGACGACCGTGAAATCCCACACCATTTCATCTGCCCAATATCTCTCCAAATCATGAAAGATCCGGTGACTGTCGTCACCGGCATCACCTACGACCGCGAGTGCATCAAAAGATGGCAGACTCGCGGTCAAAACAATACATGCCCCGTCACTAATCAACCACTTCCACCCTCCTCCGATTTCACACCCAACCACAACCTTCGACGCCTTATCGAATCTTGGTGTGCCTCTCAACATGTTGTTCCAACGTCAAAACAAACATGTAATTTGAAGGTTAATAAGGTAATTGTCCTAAACCTTATTAAAAATCTTAAACAACAAGAATCACAAGTAGACTCACTTAAAAGTATAGAAAAAATCGCATCGGAAAGTGAAGAAAATCGGGTTTTGTTGAAGGAAGTTGGTGTTGTGAAAGCTATGGTGATGATCATTGTTTCGTGTTATAAAAATCGCACGATTGTTGGTCTAAATGAAGCTCTTAATGTTCTTTATCTTGTTGGATTTACACAAGATAATGCAACACGTTCGATTATTAATATTGTAGAGCATGATCgaattataaaaatgttaacatGGGTTTTAgatcttgataataataataattgtgatGATATTGACATAACAACCATGAAGTTCCATGCAATAGTTTTGCTAAAAGAGATTATACAAAATGCAAAATCACAAGTTCTTGAAAGGTTAAATCGCGATTTCTTCAAAACAATTGTGCTCATTTTGCAACAAATGAGAAAAGGGAATAAATTATTAGAGAAAGGAATCAAGGAAAGTTTGCATGTGATGTTAACCACATGTACGTGGCCAAGAAATTGTTCAATGATGATAGAATCAGGAGCTGTTTTCGAGCTAGTCGAGCTAGAACTAACCGGGTCAACCGAAAAGGGGACCACCGAGTTGATTATGGGAGTCTTGTTTCACTTGTGTTCAACAGCCGATGGGCGTGCTCAACTTCTTGGTCATGCGGGTGGTTTAGCCATGATCACCAAGAGAATTGGAAGGGTTTCACCCAAGGTTGATGAAAGAGCCTTGATGATCATCTCTTTGATTTCGAAATTTTCGGCTAATGATGGAGTGCTTCAAGAGATGATGAAGGTTGGAACCGTTGAGAAATTGTGTATGGTACTTCAAGTAAATGGCCGTGATCATTCAAATACAAAAGATAAAGCAAGGCAAATCCTTAAAAGACACTCAAATGTGTGGAAAGATTCTCCTTGTTTAGATGTTACTCTCCTAACAAGGTATCTTAATTAG